The Methylomicrobium agile genome has a segment encoding these proteins:
- a CDS encoding YbeD family protein, which produces MNEESLLTFPCTFAIKAMGKTSPELDLLVVEIVRRHSPNIGEGAVSSRPSKGGNYTAVTVTIEAHSREQLDAIYLDLNRSPHILMTL; this is translated from the coding sequence ATGAACGAAGAATCCCTCTTAACCTTTCCCTGCACCTTCGCGATCAAGGCGATGGGCAAGACCAGTCCGGAACTCGACCTGCTCGTCGTGGAAATCGTGCGCCGGCACAGCCCGAACATCGGCGAGGGCGCGGTCTCCTCGCGTCCGAGCAAGGGCGGCAACTATACCGCAGTCACGGTCACGATCGAAGCGCACAGCCGCGAGCAGTTGGACGCGATTTACCTGGACCTGAACCGCAGCCCGCACATTCTGATGACGTTGTAA
- the lipB gene encoding lipoyl(octanoyl) transferase LipB, whose amino-acid sequence MAITIRQLGLQDYETVWQAMQCFTLDRTPETGDQIWIVEHQPVYTLGLNGKREHLLNTGPIPVVQSDRGGQVTYHGPGQLVVYPLLNLKRRELGVRPLVTLLEQTMIAVLAHYGIHALARPEAPGVYVEGKKIGSIGIRIRNNCCYHGLSLNNAMDLAPFKFINPCGYAGLEVTQLADLGVAVDLDELAERLLQILTEKLPS is encoded by the coding sequence ATGGCGATCACGATCAGACAGCTCGGCTTACAGGACTACGAAACGGTCTGGCAGGCCATGCAGTGTTTCACGCTGGACCGGACGCCGGAGACCGGCGACCAGATCTGGATCGTCGAACATCAGCCCGTCTATACGCTCGGATTGAACGGCAAACGCGAGCATTTGCTGAACACCGGCCCGATTCCGGTCGTGCAGAGCGATCGGGGAGGGCAGGTGACTTACCATGGTCCCGGCCAACTGGTCGTCTACCCCTTGCTGAACCTCAAGCGCCGCGAACTCGGCGTCCGCCCGTTGGTGACGCTGCTCGAACAAACGATGATCGCCGTGCTCGCACACTACGGCATTCATGCCCTCGCACGGCCCGAAGCGCCGGGCGTTTACGTGGAAGGCAAAAAAATCGGCTCGATCGGAATACGAATCCGGAACAACTGCTGTTATCATGGGCTCAGTTTGAATAATGCGATGGATCTGGCCCCGTTCAAATTCATCAACCCCTGCGGCTATGCCGGGCTCGAAGTTACGCAACTGGCCGACCTCGGTGTTGCGGTCGATCTTGATGAGCTGGCCGAACGGCTTCTCCAAATACTGACGGAAAAATTGCCATCATGA
- the lipA gene encoding lipoyl synthase has protein sequence MTYQAPSRATPETHQRNAEKLARIPVKVETGDAPLRKPEWIRIKLSAGDEVTRVKRLLREHNLHTVCEEAACPNLGECFQHGTATFMIMGDLCTRRCPFCDVAHGKPLPLDPNEPGRLAEAIKALALNYVVITSVDRDDLRDGGAGHFADCIKEIRERSAKTKIEILVPDFRGRMDKAIAILAAQPCDVFNHNLETVPRLYKQARPGADYAGSLKLLEGYKKARPETPAKSGLMLGIGEESEEVHRVMQDLLDHGCTMLTLGQYLQPSKAHLPVKRYVSPAEFGEFGEKARRMGFEQVASAPLVRSSYHADAQAKGVIGD, from the coding sequence ATGACTTACCAAGCGCCTTCCCGGGCTACGCCGGAAACGCATCAACGCAATGCCGAAAAACTCGCGCGGATTCCGGTCAAAGTCGAAACGGGCGATGCGCCGCTGCGCAAGCCGGAATGGATCCGAATCAAGCTTTCCGCGGGCGACGAAGTGACCCGGGTCAAACGGCTGCTGCGCGAGCACAATCTGCACACGGTCTGCGAAGAGGCCGCCTGCCCGAACCTGGGCGAATGCTTCCAGCACGGCACCGCGACCTTCATGATCATGGGCGACCTCTGCACGCGCCGCTGCCCGTTCTGCGACGTCGCGCACGGCAAGCCTTTGCCGCTCGACCCGAACGAACCCGGTCGTCTGGCCGAGGCGATCAAGGCGCTGGCGTTGAACTACGTGGTGATCACTTCGGTCGACCGCGACGATCTGCGCGACGGGGGCGCAGGGCATTTCGCCGATTGCATTAAAGAAATCAGAGAGCGATCCGCGAAGACCAAGATCGAGATCCTGGTGCCCGATTTTCGGGGACGGATGGACAAAGCGATCGCAATCCTCGCGGCTCAGCCTTGCGACGTGTTCAATCACAACCTCGAAACGGTGCCGCGGCTGTACAAGCAGGCCCGCCCCGGCGCCGATTACGCGGGTTCGCTGAAATTGCTCGAAGGCTATAAAAAAGCCCGGCCCGAGACGCCGGCCAAATCCGGCTTGATGCTCGGGATCGGCGAAGAATCGGAAGAAGTGCACCGGGTGATGCAGGACCTGCTCGATCATGGCTGCACGATGCTGACCCTCGGCCAATATCTGCAGCCCAGCAAGGCGCATCTACCGGTCAAGCGCTATGTGTCGCCGGCCGAATTCGGCGAATTCGGCGAAAAAGCCCGACGCATGGGGTTCGAACAGGTCGCCAGCGCGCCGCTGGTCCGCTCCTCCTATCATGCCGACGCGCAGGCGAAAGGCGTGATAGGCGATTGA
- a CDS encoding D-amino acid aminotransferase produces the protein MANNPVYLNGRYLPVEEAHISVLDRGFLFGDGVYEVIPAYRGRLFEFEAHMARLDNSLAAVLIGNPHSLDEWRGILVPLLKGGTDQYVYLQITRGAAPKRDHLFPENIPPTVFAMSSPIPPYPERDTGIRAVCLEDSRWDNCHVKAITLLANVLLRQEASERGGAEAILVKNGFVTEGSSSNVFAVLNGVLVTPPLSRDILPGITRAVILKICRENHVSCREQSMTIDDLKQADEIWIASSVREVVPVVDLDGRAVGGGEPGPAWQQVNRLFQAYKQSVS, from the coding sequence ATGGCCAATAACCCCGTTTATCTGAACGGCCGTTATTTACCTGTCGAAGAAGCCCATATCTCGGTTCTGGATCGCGGCTTTTTGTTCGGCGACGGGGTCTATGAAGTGATCCCCGCCTACCGCGGCCGGCTGTTCGAATTCGAAGCCCACATGGCAAGGCTCGACAACAGCTTGGCCGCTGTTCTGATCGGCAATCCGCACAGCCTGGACGAATGGCGCGGCATTCTTGTTCCGCTTCTGAAGGGCGGAACCGACCAATACGTCTATCTGCAGATTACCCGCGGCGCCGCGCCGAAACGGGACCATCTGTTCCCCGAAAATATTCCCCCGACCGTTTTCGCGATGAGTTCGCCGATTCCCCCTTATCCGGAGCGCGATACCGGCATCAGGGCCGTTTGCCTTGAAGACAGCCGCTGGGATAACTGCCATGTCAAAGCGATCACCCTGCTGGCCAATGTGCTGCTCAGACAGGAAGCGTCGGAGCGCGGCGGCGCGGAAGCCATTCTGGTCAAAAACGGCTTCGTGACCGAAGGTTCCTCAAGCAATGTCTTTGCGGTGCTGAACGGCGTATTGGTCACGCCGCCGCTGAGCCGGGACATTCTGCCCGGCATCACGCGCGCAGTGATCTTGAAAATCTGCCGGGAAAACCATGTCTCATGCCGGGAACAATCGATGACGATCGACGATCTGAAACAGGCCGACGAAATATGGATCGCGAGTTCGGTCCGGGAAGTCGTGCCGGTTGTCGACCTCGACGGCCGAGCCGTCGGCGGCGGTGAACCCGGCCCCGCCTGGCAACAGGTCAACCGCCTGTTTCAGGCTTACAAACAATCCGTCTCATGA